The following are from one region of the Corylus avellana chromosome ca1, CavTom2PMs-1.0 genome:
- the LOC132171379 gene encoding uncharacterized protein LOC132171379, with translation MEIKDGLSAAVLEVLDKDNYVVWSARVKTYLMAQDLWEIIEETTEPPKQADDEAAFKAWSKKNSTALHVLQVSCGSDVWSMIRKISSAKIAWNTLAVILQVLKKDNYVDWSVRVKNYLIAHHLWEIIEATTQPPRQEDDEAAFKDWSKKNSMALHIIQISCGPDSFSNIMRIGSAKVAWDRLAKRFLHVLEKHNYVDWSVGVKTYLMAHHLWEIIEATTQPPKQEDDEAVFKAWSKKNSVALHVIQISCGPDSLSEIIEIGSAKVAWDTLGKKFNLGIECVQYEALKKAMESGDWNTAEEFLKRQPDAAAAKITSLGETALHLAVEAGHEDIVEKLVDLMSEEDLAIQDIFGNTAMVPIINAGNYRMAACMLRKNNNLVRIKNSIKIIPVDQALSNGDIELARYLYSRTPPEYLAPEKDKDGASVCTRAIYNRSLGKNQLFA, from the exons ATGGAAATAAAGGATGGCTTGAGTGCAGCTGTTCTTGAAGTTCTTGACAAAGATAATTACGTGGTTTGGAGTGCTCGGGTAAAAACCTATTTAATGGCTCAAGATCTTTGGGAAATAATTGAAGAAACTACTGAACCTCCTAAGCAAGCAGATGATGAAGCTGCTTTCAAGGCTTGGAGTAAGAAGAATTCCACGGCTTTACATGTGCTCCAAGTTTCATGCGGGTCGGACGTATGGTCTATGATTAGGAAGATTAGTTCGGCTAAAATTGCATGGAATACTTTGGCag TTATTCTTCAAGTTCTTAAGAAAGATAATTATGTGGATTGGAGTGTTCGGGTAAAAAACTATTTGATAGCCCATCATCTTTGGGAAATAATTGAAGCAACAACCCAACCTCCAAggcaagaagatgatgaagctgCTTTTAAGGATTGGAGTAAGAAGAATTCCATGGCCTTACATATAATCCAAATTTCATGTGGACCGGACTCATTTTCTAATATTATGAGGATTGGTTCCGCAAAAGTCGCTTGGGATAGGTTGGCAAAAAGGTTTCTTCATGTTCTAGAGAAACATAATTATGTGGATTGGAGCGTTGGGGTAAAAACCTATTTGATGGCCCATCACCTGTGGGAAATAATTGAAGCAACCACCCAACCTCCAAagcaagaagatgatgaagctgTTTTTAAGGCTTGGAGTAAGAAGAATTCCGTGGCCTTACATGTAATCCAAATTTCATGTGGACCAGACTCATTGTCTGAGATTATTGAGATTGGTTCAGCAAAAGTCGCTTGGGATACGTTGGGAAAAAAGTTCAActtag GCATCGAATGTGTTCAGTATGAGGCGTTAAAGAAGGCTATGGAAAGTGGTGATTGGAACACTGCAGAGGAGTTCCTTAAGCGCCAACCAGATGCAGCGGCTGCAAAAATCACAAGTTTGGGCGAGACAGCTCTTCACTTAGCTGTTGAGGCTGGGCATGAGGATATAGTGGAGAAGTTAGTGGATTTAATGTCCGAGGAAGACTTGGCAATACAAGATATCTTTGGTAACACAGCTATGGTTCCTATAATTAATGCTGGAAACTACAGGATGGCTGCATGCATGCTTAGAAAGAACAACAACTTGGTCCGCATTAAAAATTCGATTAAAATTATTCCAGTTGATCAGGCTCTTTCCAATGGGGATATAGAATTGGCTCGATATCTCTATTCTCGCACCCCGCCGGAATATCTAGCGCCAGAAAAAGACAAAGACGGCGCTTCAGTTTGTACTCGGGCTATATATAACCGAAGTTTAGGTAAGAACCAACTCTTCGCCTAA